The Melospiza melodia melodia isolate bMelMel2 chromosome 7, bMelMel2.pri, whole genome shotgun sequence genome has a segment encoding these proteins:
- the LOC134420491 gene encoding olfactory receptor 14J1-like: MSNSSSIRHFLLLELADTRQLQLLHFCLLLGISLAAILGNSLIISTVACGHHLNMPMFFFLLNLALSDLGSIFTTVPKAMHNSLWDTRNISYTGCAAQLFFFAFFISAEFSLLTIMCYDRYVSICKPLHYGTLLGSRACAHMAAAAWVSAFLHALMHTANTFSLPLCQGNALGQFFCEIPAILKLSCSHSDLRKLGLLMFSICLSLGCFVFIVFSYVQIFRAVLRIPSEQGRHKAFSTCLPHLAVVSLFLSTATFSDLKPPSLSSPSLNLALSLLYSVVTPALNPLIYSLRNQELKAAVRR; the protein is encoded by the coding sequence atgtccaacagcagctccatcaggcacttcctcctgctggaattggcagacacgcggcagctgcagctcctgcacttctgcctcttgctgggcatctccctggctgccatcctgggcaacagcctcatcatcagcaccgtagcctgcggccaccacctgaacatgcccatgttcttcttcctgctcaacctggccctcagtgacctgggctccatcttcaccactgtccccaaagccatgcacaattccctctgggacaccaggaacatctcctacacaggatgtgctgcacaattatttttttttgcctttttcatctctgcagaattttccctcctgaccatcatgtgctacgaccgctatgtgtccatctgcaaacccctgcactacgggaccctcctgggcagcagagcttgtgcccacatggcagcagctgcctgggtcagcgcctttctccatgctctcatgcacacagccaatacattttccctgcccctgtgccagggcaatgccctgggccagttcttctgtgaaatccctgctatcctcaagctctcctgctcacactcagacCTCAGAAAACTGGGACTTCTTATGTTTTCCATCTGTTTATcacttggttgttttgtgttcattgttttctcctatgtgcagatcttcagggctgtgctgaggatcccctcagagcagggacggcacaaagccttttccacctgcctccctcacctggccgtggtctctttgttcctcagcactgccacattttCTGACTTGAAGCCCCCCTCTTTGTCTTCTCCATCCCTGAATCTGGCCCTTtcacttctgtactcagtggttactccagccctgaaccccctcatctacagcctgaggaaccaggagctcaaggctgcagtgaggaga